From Varibaculum massiliense, a single genomic window includes:
- a CDS encoding carbohydrate ABC transporter permease translates to MKKIPVLKKEKMERSSASSVRHAVIKYCVLLLVLLVAMLMLAPLYLVVINSFKDPADYSINGPIAFPENWTTGAFNRYLGAVNFPRLLWNSVLIAGVTALVGTVISLFSAYALGIGRIKGRTGLIFVLLIATMLPQEALLYPLFYGAQGIGLHNSVWSVIIIFSILQAAMGTYLLASVMSTFPREVLEAAQVDGAGRFRVLVSVVYPIMRPSLAVLMVFFFVWTWNEFLIPMIMLVGPDSQTLPIALANLKGQNTLDVTQMAAASLLSLLPTLMFFAFFQRTLTRGVAAGSVK, encoded by the coding sequence ATGAAAAAAATACCTGTTTTAAAAAAAGAAAAAATGGAGCGTAGTTCAGCTTCGAGTGTTCGCCACGCGGTAATAAAGTACTGTGTATTACTTCTAGTGTTGCTGGTAGCTATGTTGATGCTGGCACCGCTGTACTTGGTTGTTATTAATTCATTTAAAGATCCGGCTGACTATTCGATTAACGGCCCGATTGCTTTTCCAGAAAATTGGACAACAGGTGCATTTAATAGGTATCTAGGTGCCGTTAATTTTCCTCGGCTGCTTTGGAACTCTGTACTAATTGCTGGTGTTACTGCCCTGGTAGGGACTGTAATTTCACTATTTTCAGCATATGCGTTGGGGATCGGCCGTATAAAAGGAAGAACCGGATTAATCTTTGTATTATTAATAGCAACAATGCTTCCGCAAGAGGCGTTGCTCTATCCGTTATTCTACGGTGCACAGGGGATCGGTCTGCATAATTCAGTTTGGTCGGTAATAATTATATTTTCGATTTTGCAAGCAGCGATGGGGACGTATCTCCTAGCGTCTGTTATGTCTACTTTTCCAAGAGAAGTATTAGAGGCGGCACAAGTGGATGGGGCTGGACGCTTTCGTGTTCTCGTTAGCGTGGTGTATCCCATAATGAGACCATCGTTGGCGGTTTTAATGGTGTTTTTCTTCGTGTGGACGTGGAATGAGTTTCTAATTCCGATGATTATGTTAGTCGGGCCAGATTCGCAAACTTTGCCCATCGCATTGGCTAACCTTAAAGGTCAAAATACACTAGACGTGACCCAGATGGCGGCAGCTTCGTTACTATCCCTGCTGCCAACGCTAATGTTCTTCGCTTTTTTTCAACGAACACTGACACGCGGTGTCGCTGCAGGATCAGTTAAGTGA
- the mnhG gene encoding monovalent cation/H(+) antiporter subunit G: protein MSETWSTVLTYLGVAILTLGSAMTLIAAIGVVKLPTLLQRQHAATKPQLTGFILTCLGLVAIRQTWSWLTVVMLAIVLQTITAPIGAHLIGRTAKQRGEIKDAGETVYRHLHLPVPGKDAPAVTRDS from the coding sequence ATGAGTGAAACTTGGTCTACCGTCCTCACATACCTGGGAGTAGCGATTTTAACCCTGGGTTCTGCCATGACGCTGATTGCCGCCATTGGAGTGGTTAAGCTGCCAACTTTGTTGCAAAGGCAGCACGCAGCTACCAAACCGCAGTTAACTGGGTTTATTTTAACCTGTCTGGGATTAGTGGCGATTCGGCAAACCTGGTCCTGGCTTACGGTAGTGATGCTGGCGATTGTGTTGCAGACAATAACTGCGCCGATTGGGGCCCATTTGATTGGGAGAACCGCTAAACAGCGCGGAGAAATCAAAGATGCCGGTGAGACGGTTTATCGCCACCTGCACTTGCCGGTTCCCGGTAAAGATGCGCCTGCAGTAACCCGAGACAGTTAA
- a CDS encoding helix-turn-helix transcriptional regulator, which yields MINYLTVNGVARWFGLSPHTIKSHIARGTFPAPDASIGAGKAIKYGWLPETVDAWQETHPGKAGRPKGSFKRQL from the coding sequence ATGATTAACTATTTAACCGTAAACGGCGTGGCTCGGTGGTTCGGGTTATCCCCTCACACCATAAAAAGTCATATTGCGCGCGGCACGTTCCCCGCCCCTGACGCATCCATAGGAGCGGGAAAGGCCATCAAATACGGTTGGTTACCCGAAACCGTGGACGCCTGGCAGGAAACCCACCCGGGGAAAGCCGGAAGACCTAAAGGGAGTTTTAAGCGGCAGCTATAG
- a CDS encoding glycoside hydrolase family 172 protein, translated as MIRHLWFTMPTRTAKNPFVLRNLRLRITWDSSPRAAIDVPIGDFFGCGFGETVIFSSAVMVSAPTGGLNCYLEMPFKKEARIEIVSEHEENLDGFFYQVDYSLNDKLPDNICYLHSQWRRTNGSNSLGEDHVLANITGTGCYVGTQVFLTQLERFWYGEGEVKFYIDDDKDFATIVGTGLEDYVGGAWGFRDQWEGPEDPQAVHFNSAYLGYHQQINRDNSGVSPYAKDMPTGHGMYRWHLLDPIRFSTRLKVTLQQIGDRGDHLFERRDDVTTVAYWYLTDPNGDGYSLPPKECRRPR; from the coding sequence GTGATACGCCACTTGTGGTTTACTATGCCCACTCGTACTGCAAAGAACCCTTTCGTGTTAAGGAACTTGCGTTTGCGTATTACTTGGGATTCCTCTCCTAGGGCAGCTATCGATGTACCGATTGGAGACTTCTTTGGATGTGGTTTCGGAGAAACAGTAATTTTCTCTTCTGCGGTAATGGTTTCGGCTCCAACGGGAGGGCTAAATTGTTATTTAGAAATGCCATTCAAAAAAGAAGCTCGTATCGAAATTGTAAGCGAACATGAAGAAAATCTTGACGGATTCTTTTATCAAGTGGATTATTCTTTAAATGACAAGCTCCCCGACAATATTTGCTACTTACATTCTCAATGGAGACGTACAAACGGTTCAAATTCATTAGGGGAAGATCATGTTCTAGCAAATATTACTGGCACTGGCTGCTACGTAGGGACACAAGTATTTCTGACCCAGTTGGAACGGTTTTGGTATGGAGAAGGGGAAGTAAAATTCTATATTGATGATGATAAAGATTTTGCAACCATTGTTGGTACTGGTCTCGAAGATTATGTAGGAGGCGCATGGGGGTTCCGGGATCAATGGGAGGGACCGGAAGATCCTCAGGCAGTTCATTTTAATTCTGCTTACCTGGGGTATCATCAACAGATAAATCGAGATAACAGCGGAGTTTCCCCCTATGCTAAAGATATGCCGACAGGTCATGGGATGTATAGATGGCACCTGCTAGATCCCATCAGATTTTCCACCCGTCTAAAGGTAACTTTACAGCAAATAGGAGACCGGGGAGATCACCTATTCGAACGCCGAGATGATGTAACTACCGTAGCTTACTGGTATCTAACTGACCCGAATGGAGATGGTTACTCCTTGCCTCCCAAAGAATGTCGGAGACCTCGTTGA